A DNA window from Ornithinimicrobium humiphilum contains the following coding sequences:
- a CDS encoding Lrp/AsnC family transcriptional regulator yields the protein MPKNPQPPAKPLDATDLALVRLLEQDGRMSNAMLAREVGIAESTCLVRVRSLRERGVVRGIHADIDPVAVGRPVEAMIAVRFGGHRRSHFEQFTEEVPRLPGVLGAFHVSGAIDYFVHVACESADALRDFVLDHLTNRPGVLHAETSLIFESLRGRGTLAPPEDDPEEEAADRA from the coding sequence GTGCCGAAGAATCCTCAGCCTCCCGCCAAGCCCCTCGACGCGACCGACCTCGCCCTGGTCCGGCTCCTGGAGCAGGACGGCCGCATGTCCAACGCGATGCTCGCCCGCGAGGTCGGCATCGCCGAGTCCACCTGCCTCGTGCGGGTCCGCTCGCTGCGCGAGCGCGGCGTGGTGCGCGGCATCCACGCCGACATCGACCCCGTCGCCGTCGGGCGGCCCGTCGAGGCGATGATCGCCGTGCGCTTCGGCGGCCACCGGCGCAGCCACTTCGAGCAGTTCACCGAGGAGGTGCCCCGGCTCCCCGGGGTGCTGGGGGCCTTCCACGTCTCCGGCGCGATCGACTACTTCGTGCACGTCGCGTGCGAGTCGGCCGACGCCCTCCGCGACTTCGTGCTCGACCACCTCACCAACCGCCCCGGCGTGCTCCACGCCGAGACCTCGCTCATCTTCGAGTCGCTGCGCGGCCGCGGCACCCTGGCGCCGCCGGAGGACGACCCGGAGGAGGAGGCGGCGGATCGCGCTTGA